A region of the Azospirillum sp. B510 genome:
GGGCGCACACCACGTCGCCGCGCTCCGTGCAGAGTTCGGCGCGCAGCGACGGCACCAGGGCGCTGGTCGGATCCCAATATTCGGCGTCGTCGAGGGCGGCGATGGCTTGGTCGTAGCGGCCCATCCCCATGAAGGCGCCGGCGCGGATCAGGTCGCCCGCGGCCAGGATCGTGTAGGCGCGCTGATAGCGGGCGGCCTCCATCGCCGGCTTCAGATAGGTCTCCACCGCCTTCTCGTCATCCTTCACCAGCATGACGAAGGCGCGGTTGAGGCGGGGGAACAGCAGGGTCGGGTCGGTCTGGTCGGCCTCCTCGAACAGGCGGGCGGCCTCCTCCGGCTTGTCCTTGTGCAGGGCGACGATGCCGGCCATGTTGAGGATGCTGGCCCGCTCCCGGTAATAGCTCTTGGAGGCGTAGGCCTTCAGCTCGCGCCCGATCAACTCGTCCACCGGCGTGTAGTCGTGCTGACGGTCGGCGTCCTGGAGGGTGTAGACCAGGGTGACGTAGGGGGCCAGATGCTCCATCACCTGCGAGGCGGCGCGGCCCATCATGTCGGGCAGCGATTCATTGTCCTTGCGCTTGACGATGACGGGGAAGGGCGGCTCGTCCGGGTCGCGCACCATGGCGACGAGCTGGAGCTTGCCCTCCTTCTCGTCCTTGGCGAAGCTGCCGTTCACGGTGGCCGTCTTCATGCCGAAGGTGTGCTGCACGGCGGCGGTCATGTCCTCCAGCTTCAGCGTCTTGGCCAGCACCGCCCCCATGGTCTTGGCCTTGGTCGAGCGCACGCTGGGGCTGCCGTAATAGGACTTGGTGTCGCCGATCTCCTGCATCTTGGCGATGAACATGTCCTCGATGACGTCGCCCTTGGCCGTGCCCTTCGACAGCTCGTCGGGCATGTAAAGGCTGACGCTGACGCTGTCGGCATGCAGGACGGCATCGGTCGAGATGATGCCGAAGGCGGCCATGAAGGCGACCGCGAGAGAAATGGGATCCATGGTGTCACCTCTTCCTGACGTTCTGGTTGGTTGGAGCGTTCTGGTTGGAGTGGGCTGGTGTGGTCGTGGTCACCCGGCGTTCGCCGCCGGGCCCATGGTTGAGACGGGGCTGGAGACGGGGTTGGGGTTGGGGTTGGGGCGGGCGGTGGTGGCGGGAAACAGCTGGCGCATCTGGCGCAGGGTGTCGGCCACCCGCTCCTCCTCCTCGCCGGCGCGGTTGGGGGAGGCGGCGACGAGGTTGCGCGCCACCCGTTCCATGGCGTCGGGGTTGCCGCCGAACAGCGCCTGAAGGGCTTCGGAGCCGAATTCGCAGAGCAGGACCGGCGTGCGGCAGCGCACCGTGCTGCCATGGGCCTCGCCGCGCAGGATGGCGGGGTCGAACAGGTCGCCGGGGCGGAGCGTGGCCGGCAGCGGATCGCGCACCGACCGCCGCCCGGCATCGGCCGACAGCAGCCCCTCCAGCACGAGATGCAGCGAGGTTCCGGCCTCTCCCGCCTGGATCGCCACCTGTCCGGCCGGTCTCTCGCGCAGCGCCGCATGGCGGGCCAGCAGGCGCAGCGGCGCCTCGCCCACCCCGCGGAACAGGGCGGTGGCGCCGAGCAGGGCGACCAGACCGGCGCCGTCGGGGCCGGCGGCCCTGGTCCGGGCGGCGGTGCCGTCACTGGCGGATGCGCCCTCCGTCAGCACGGTCGCCGTCTCCAGCCCGGCGAAGGCCAGATGGGTCAGCACCGTTTGCAGGATCATCGGCGCGGCGTTGGCGAGGTGGCGCCATTCCGCCTTGTAGAAGATGGCGTATTCGATTCCCTCCAGCCGGATCGCCTTCACCTCGACCCAGGGCACCGGGGTGTCGGGGCCGGCGAGGCCGGTCATCGCCTCCAGCGCCGCCGCCTGGAGGATGCGGGTGGCGCGGGCCAGCGGCACGCGGGCATCCAGCGTCAGGGTGACGAAGCGGAAGCTGTTGGCCTCCGGCTGGCTGAAATTGGTGATGGTGAAGGCGCTGAACTTGCTGTTGGGGAAGATCACCAGATCGCCCATGAAGTCGCGCACGCGGGTGGTGCGCCAGCTGATCTCCAGCACCTGGCCGCTGATCTTGGCGTCGCCCGAGCGGTGGATCTGGATATATTCGCCGATGCGGATGGCGCGGTCGATGTTGAGCGCGATGCCGGCGAAGACGTCCTGCAACAGCTCGCGCAGCGCCATGCCGAGCACGAGGCCGGCGACGCCGGACGCCGCCCACAGCACCGTCAGATCCTGTTCGAAGACGATGCCGGCGCAGGCGGAGACGGCGATGCCGAAGATCACCAGGCCGGAGATCTGGCTGAGCAGCTTCGGCACCGGCGATCCGGTGGCCGACGCGACGAGGCCGTCGAAGATCACATATTGGACGATGCGCTGGACCAGCACCGCCAGCGACAGGAAGGCGGCGACGCCCAGCACGTATTTCAGCACGCGCCGGGTGCTGTCCATCGCCGCCAGCCCGAAGCCCTGGAAGCTGTCGCCCCCGAGATAGAAGCCGAACAGCACCACCATCGTGATCAGGAACGGCGCGGTCAGCTTGCCGGCCGCGAGGCGCAATCCCTCTTTCATGACGCTTTCCCCATGGCTCGGGCGTCGCCTTCTCACGCGGTGCGGATGCGGGCGGTTTCGGTTTGCAGGCGCTGGGCCATGTCGGTCAGCGCCGCCATGGTGGCGGAGATCTCCTCCGCCGCCCCGGCGGTCGCCTGCCCGGTCATGGAGAGCTGCTCGACCCGGTCCTTCAGCAGGCTGGCCATCGCGTTCTGCTCGTCGATGGCGGCGGCGATGGACTGGGCGGTGCTGCCGCTGTCGCGCGATGCCTGGACGATGCGGCCGATCGCCTCCGCCGCCTCGCCGGCGGCGTGCACGCCGGTCTCGACCCCGGCCGCCGCCTCGCGCACCAAGGTGCCGATGTCGCGGGTGGCGGCGGTGACATCCTCGGCCAGCGAGGAGATCTTGGCGGCGATCAGGCCGAAGCCGCGGCCGCTCTCCCCCGCCCGCACCGCTTCGAGCCCGGCGTTCAGCGCCAGCACATAGGTCTTGTCGGCGATGCCGGCGATCAGCGTGCTGATCCGCTCGATCCCCGCCGTCCGCTCGGCGATGCCGTCCACCGCCCGGCTGAGCGAGACCAGCGTGCGCTGGCCGTCCTCGGCGAGCTCCGCCGTGCCGCGCGCCAGTGCGCTGCCGCGCTCGGCGTTGCGGGCGATCTCGCCGATGGCGGCGGCGGTCTGTTCGATGGCGCCCGACACGTCGGTCAGCGTCACCATCTGGCCGGCGGCCTGGCGCGACACGTCGATGGCCGCCGCGGCCGTTTCCGACGCCGAGGTCGCGACCTGCTCGGTGGAGCCGTTGACCGCGCGCAGCACGGCGGCGAGCTGGGCGACCGCGCTGTTCAGGTTGTTCTTGATCGCGGCGAAGTCGCCCTGGTGGGCGCCGTCGATGGTCCGGGTGACGTCGCCCTGGGCCAGCGCCCCGGCGAAGCCGGAGATCTCGTCGAGCAGCAGGGCCAGCGCGTCGATGCTGCGGTTGACGTTGCCCTTCAGGGCGCGCAGGTCGCCCTCATAGGCCCCGGCCATGCGGCCGCGGATGTCGCCCGACGACAGTTTGGCCATCACCGCCGCCACCTCGAACAGCGGGGTGGTCAGCACCTCCACCAGTTCGTTGGCGCCGCGCACCAGCACGGCGAACTCGCCGGCATGGCGTTCCGGCTCGGCCCGGACCGACAGGGCGCCGCCGCGCGCCGCCTCGATCAGCTCGCGCAGGTCGCCGGCCACCGCCTTCAGCGTCGCGGCGATGCCGGCGGTGGCGCGCAGCATGTGGCCGATCTCGTCGCGCCGGCCGCCGTCGGACAGGGTGACGGACAGGTCGCCCCTGGCCATGCGGTCGATCACGTCGCGGGCCTGGCCGAGCGGCACGGTGATGGAGCGGATGATCATCACCCCCAGCGCCAGACCGACCAGCACGGCGCCGACCAGCAGCCCGATGGTCCGCCGGACGCTGAGGTCGTAGAGCGCGTCGTTCTCCTGGTAGACCGACTTGGCGACCGTCAGCTGAAGCTCGATCAGCGCCGACATCGCGTCGGACACCGGCTCGATCGCCGGATAGAGATCGTTGATCACGAAGCGGTCGAGCTGGTCGGAGCGGCCCGAGGCGAGAATGCTGCGCAGCCGGTCGGCGGCGCGGTCGGCGCTCGCCATCAGCGGTTCGGCCTTCGCCACCAGCGCCTTTTCCTCGTCGACCAGATATGTCGCCAGATAGGCGCGCCACTTGTCGCGGATGCCGGTGCGGGCGGCGTCGATGGCGGCCAGCGCGGTTTCGGCCGGCACGTTGCCGTTGCGCGCCTTGTGCGCCATGTCGACGATGTTGACGGCGTAGAGGTCGGCGATGACCTTCAGGTCGCGCAGCGGGACGACGCGGTCATTGTACACCGTGTCGAGCGCGTCGTTGCCCATCTTCATGCCATGCAGGCCGATCAGGCCGATGATGGCGGTGAAGGCATTGAGGACGACCACCAGGACCGCCAGCTTCTTGCCGATTTTCAGGTTCTTGAACATTGCGCCGGGGTACTCCTGCGGGGTCCGCTCAACGGATCGACAGCCAGCCGGCGAAGGACGCCCGCATGGCTTCACGGATGGTGTGTTGGGAATCTCGGGAATTCTGGGAATCCGGCCGCCAGGGACGGTCCCTTGCTTCCAGCCGCCAGGGGCGGTTGAAGGCGTCCGGCCGCAGCAGGCAGTCCAGGGCCGGGCTTTCCGCTGTTGACGGATGCGACGGACGCACCGCCCCGATTAGCGGCGCCAGCGGTCGGGGCAGCGGCGGTACCGGGCACCAGCCGCTGGCGCCGCTGGCGCCGATCCGCCGCGACAGCAGGGCGACGGGGCGGCGGCCATCGCGTTTCAGCACCACGCAGCCGGAAGGGGCGGACGGTCCGCCGAGGGCGGCGTCGATGTCGAAGGCGGCGACCGATCCGGGGAGGCGGGTCGGGTTCAGATCCCGCGGCTCCGGCCTCTCCCTCACCTCCAGCACCAGGGTGGCGGGGGCGACCAGGGTCAGCGGCCCGGCGGCGATCGCGACATGGCTATGGCCCGCCGAGGGCAGCGCCAGAGGGCGAACGGGCGGGCGGACGGACGGGCGGGCGGGATGCCCCGCCGCCTCCGCCGGCCAGTCCATCGGCCAGTCCATCGGCAGAATGCCGCCGGCCGAGGGGCGGATGATCTGGATCGGATGGCCGTAGCCGTCATCTCCGGCCCGCCACCACAGGGAGGCGCCGCCATCGGTGGCGACGGCGGTCAGCTCCGGCCGGGGCAGGCTGCGCAGGCCGAACAGCTCGGCGACTGTCAGGGCGATGTCACCCTCGGGGGTGCGCAGGCGCACGGCCCAGCCTTCCTCCTCCGGTCCCGCTTCGCCACCGGTCCAACCGGCCAGCGAGTGGGCGGGCAACAGATCGTCGTCCAGCGCCACCACCCGCCGGTGCCGGGGGGAGGCGCCATGGGCGGTCAGGAGTGACCCCGGACGACCGACGCTGTCGACCAGCGTCGCCGGAATGGCGAGGCGCCGTCCGCCGCTGCCGACCATCAGGACGTCGAGCGTGTCGGCCGCGCCATCGGTGAGGGCGGGGAGCGGCTGAGCCGGGGCCGCCGCCGGGGCCAGCCCGCCGGTCAGCGTGTCGGGGTCGATGTCCAGGGGGCCGGCGCCGGTCCCGCCCTGGTCGGGTTCACCCTCATCGGTCCCGCTCTCGTCCGGTCTGATCCGTTTCACCCGCAGCGACAGCGGCCCGGCCGCGCCGTCGAAGCGCAGGCTCCAGCGGCCGGAGCCCGGCTCCCCGCCATTCAGCGCGCACAGGTCGATCTGGGCGGCGGCCACGCCCTGGCTGAAGACCACCCCTTCATAGCCGGGCGGGGCGAAGGCCATCGGTGCGGCGGGAACCGCCAGATCGACGGAGACCAGGCGGTCGGCCGGCAGCAGGCAGCGGCGCCCGGCGACGAGAACCGTCACGCTCGCCTCCGCCATGCCGTCAGACGGCCGAGGCGATGGCATAGCCATTGGTCCCGATATAGCCGGCGAGGGCCGCCAGACCGAGCAGCAGGTTGGCGGCGCGGGCGAAGCGCGGGCAGCGCTTGTGGGTGAGCTGCATCAGCACCACGGCCAGCGCCGCGAGCAGGATGGCGACGAAGGTCGTGCTGACGATCACATCGGCCAGCGTGAAGGTGGAGGCGGGCGGCAGATAGCCGTCGAGCGCGTATTTGTTGCCGACCGCCGCGAACACCGCCGCCGCGCACAGGCCGATCCGCGATCCCGCCATCGACTCGAAATCGAGGAAGAAGGTG
Encoded here:
- a CDS encoding tetratricopeptide repeat protein; translation: MDPISLAVAFMAAFGIISTDAVLHADSVSVSLYMPDELSKGTAKGDVIEDMFIAKMQEIGDTKSYYGSPSVRSTKAKTMGAVLAKTLKLEDMTAAVQHTFGMKTATVNGSFAKDEKEGKLQLVAMVRDPDEPPFPVIVKRKDNESLPDMMGRAASQVMEHLAPYVTLVYTLQDADRQHDYTPVDELIGRELKAYASKSYYRERASILNMAGIVALHKDKPEEAARLFEEADQTDPTLLFPRLNRAFVMLVKDDEKAVETYLKPAMEAARYQRAYTILAAGDLIRAGAFMGMGRYDQAIAALDDAEYWDPTSALVPSLRAELCTERGDVVCAQRNQAKARANLDNFETYPEVASLYYRISWRKGEPLKPSDLRQDLAKPAAAAPAAAVKVSDSTVAK
- a CDS encoding mechanosensitive ion channel family protein, which encodes MKEGLRLAAGKLTAPFLITMVVLFGFYLGGDSFQGFGLAAMDSTRRVLKYVLGVAAFLSLAVLVQRIVQYVIFDGLVASATGSPVPKLLSQISGLVIFGIAVSACAGIVFEQDLTVLWAASGVAGLVLGMALRELLQDVFAGIALNIDRAIRIGEYIQIHRSGDAKISGQVLEISWRTTRVRDFMGDLVIFPNSKFSAFTITNFSQPEANSFRFVTLTLDARVPLARATRILQAAALEAMTGLAGPDTPVPWVEVKAIRLEGIEYAIFYKAEWRHLANAAPMILQTVLTHLAFAGLETATVLTEGASASDGTAARTRAAGPDGAGLVALLGATALFRGVGEAPLRLLARHAALRERPAGQVAIQAGEAGTSLHLVLEGLLSADAGRRSVRDPLPATLRPGDLFDPAILRGEAHGSTVRCRTPVLLCEFGSEALQALFGGNPDAMERVARNLVAASPNRAGEEEERVADTLRQMRQLFPATTARPNPNPNPVSSPVSTMGPAANAG
- a CDS encoding HAMP domain-containing methyl-accepting chemotaxis protein, translated to MFKNLKIGKKLAVLVVVLNAFTAIIGLIGLHGMKMGNDALDTVYNDRVVPLRDLKVIADLYAVNIVDMAHKARNGNVPAETALAAIDAARTGIRDKWRAYLATYLVDEEKALVAKAEPLMASADRAADRLRSILASGRSDQLDRFVINDLYPAIEPVSDAMSALIELQLTVAKSVYQENDALYDLSVRRTIGLLVGAVLVGLALGVMIIRSITVPLGQARDVIDRMARGDLSVTLSDGGRRDEIGHMLRATAGIAATLKAVAGDLRELIEAARGGALSVRAEPERHAGEFAVLVRGANELVEVLTTPLFEVAAVMAKLSSGDIRGRMAGAYEGDLRALKGNVNRSIDALALLLDEISGFAGALAQGDVTRTIDGAHQGDFAAIKNNLNSAVAQLAAVLRAVNGSTEQVATSASETAAAAIDVSRQAAGQMVTLTDVSGAIEQTAAAIGEIARNAERGSALARGTAELAEDGQRTLVSLSRAVDGIAERTAGIERISTLIAGIADKTYVLALNAGLEAVRAGESGRGFGLIAAKISSLAEDVTAATRDIGTLVREAAAGVETGVHAAGEAAEAIGRIVQASRDSGSTAQSIAAAIDEQNAMASLLKDRVEQLSMTGQATAGAAEEISATMAALTDMAQRLQTETARIRTA
- a CDS encoding chemotaxis protein CheW yields the protein MTVLVAGRRCLLPADRLVSVDLAVPAAPMAFAPPGYEGVVFSQGVAAAQIDLCALNGGEPGSGRWSLRFDGAAGPLSLRVKRIRPDESGTDEGEPDQGGTGAGPLDIDPDTLTGGLAPAAAPAQPLPALTDGAADTLDVLMVGSGGRRLAIPATLVDSVGRPGSLLTAHGASPRHRRVVALDDDLLPAHSLAGWTGGEAGPEEEGWAVRLRTPEGDIALTVAELFGLRSLPRPELTAVATDGGASLWWRAGDDGYGHPIQIIRPSAGGILPMDWPMDWPAEAAGHPARPSVRPPVRPLALPSAGHSHVAIAAGPLTLVAPATLVLEVRERPEPRDLNPTRLPGSVAAFDIDAALGGPSAPSGCVVLKRDGRRPVALLSRRIGASGASGWCPVPPLPRPLAPLIGAVRPSHPSTAESPALDCLLRPDAFNRPWRLEARDRPWRPDSQNSRDSQHTIREAMRASFAGWLSIR